A single region of the Runella slithyformis DSM 19594 genome encodes:
- a CDS encoding alpha/beta hydrolase-fold protein → MKNLIVVFLLLGSCMALAQKMEKEMPKGYEQEKMGIPKGKIDTVQYDSKTVGTKRKTLVYTPPGFDKKKKYPVFYLLHGIGGDEKEWFKGASPQNILDNLYAEGKIQPMIVVMPNGRAMKDDRATGNIMAPDKVQAFATFEKDLLNDLIPFIEKKYPTLTDKDNRAIAGLSMGGGQSLNFGLGNLDTFSWVGGFSSAPNTKVPQELVPDAEAAKKKLKLLFISCGDADGLIGFSKRTHDYLYQNDVPHIYYLEAGGHDFKVWKNGLYMFSQFLFKPVDTVSLEQYTVLGTPASSNVRNAKYPQILPDNRVIFKVKAPDAQKVQVDLGKKYDMVKDTAGFWNVTTDVISRGFHYYSLIIDGVALADPASETFYGMGRQASGIEIPYKEGGFYALKDVPHGDIRIKKYFSKAANTWREMYVYTPPGYDRSTEKYPVLYLLHGGGEDQRGWAMQGKTDIILDNLIAAQKAKPMIIAMLDGNFYGNGGGVAGFGEPQLRAFENELKNAAIPFVESNFRVETDAKNRALAGLSMGGLQTLYAGLKNTTLFSFLGVFSSGWWANNPKLSDPQYEFMKNNAATINGNLKNFWISQGGKEDIAHQNCQIMMKKFDEMGIKYQYSEYAGGHTWPVWRHDLFEFSQLLFK, encoded by the coding sequence ATGAAAAATTTAATCGTTGTGTTCCTGCTTTTGGGCAGTTGTATGGCTTTGGCACAAAAAATGGAAAAAGAAATGCCCAAAGGCTATGAACAGGAAAAAATGGGCATTCCCAAAGGAAAAATAGATACAGTACAGTATGATTCCAAAACCGTGGGAACGAAGCGCAAAACGTTGGTTTACACGCCGCCCGGTTTTGACAAAAAGAAAAAATACCCCGTGTTTTATCTATTGCACGGCATCGGTGGCGATGAAAAAGAGTGGTTCAAAGGCGCAAGTCCCCAAAACATTTTGGACAATCTTTACGCGGAGGGAAAAATACAGCCCATGATCGTAGTCATGCCCAACGGCCGGGCCATGAAAGACGACCGTGCCACGGGCAATATCATGGCCCCCGACAAAGTTCAGGCCTTTGCCACCTTTGAAAAAGATCTGTTGAACGACCTCATTCCCTTTATCGAAAAAAAATACCCTACCCTCACTGACAAAGACAATCGGGCCATTGCCGGTCTTTCGATGGGGGGCGGGCAGTCGCTTAATTTTGGATTGGGAAATTTGGATACGTTTTCGTGGGTGGGCGGATTTTCATCGGCCCCCAATACCAAAGTGCCGCAGGAATTGGTGCCGGATGCAGAAGCTGCCAAAAAGAAACTGAAACTCCTCTTTATTTCGTGCGGTGATGCCGACGGACTCATCGGATTCAGTAAACGCACCCACGATTATCTGTACCAAAACGACGTTCCGCACATCTATTATCTGGAAGCGGGCGGACACGATTTTAAGGTATGGAAAAACGGCCTGTACATGTTTTCGCAGTTTTTGTTCAAACCCGTTGATACGGTCTCACTGGAACAATACACGGTGTTAGGGACTCCCGCTTCTTCCAATGTTCGTAATGCCAAATATCCCCAGATTTTGCCCGACAACCGCGTAATTTTCAAAGTAAAAGCCCCAGATGCTCAAAAAGTTCAGGTGGATTTGGGCAAAAAATACGACATGGTCAAAGACACCGCGGGCTTCTGGAATGTTACCACTGACGTCATCAGTCGAGGGTTTCATTACTACTCATTGATCATTGACGGAGTAGCTCTTGCCGACCCGGCCAGTGAAACGTTTTACGGCATGGGTCGCCAGGCAAGCGGCATTGAGATTCCGTACAAAGAAGGTGGTTTTTATGCGTTGAAAGACGTTCCGCACGGAGATATTCGCATTAAAAAGTATTTTTCCAAAGCCGCCAATACCTGGCGCGAAATGTACGTCTATACACCGCCGGGCTATGACAGATCGACGGAGAAATACCCGGTTTTGTACCTGCTGCACGGCGGTGGCGAAGACCAGCGCGGATGGGCAATGCAGGGGAAAACCGACATCATATTGGATAATTTGATTGCCGCCCAAAAAGCCAAACCCATGATCATTGCCATGCTCGACGGTAATTTTTACGGCAATGGCGGCGGAGTGGCCGGCTTTGGCGAGCCACAACTCAGAGCCTTTGAAAACGAACTTAAAAACGCTGCCATCCCCTTCGTAGAAAGCAATTTTCGGGTAGAGACTGATGCCAAAAACCGAGCCTTAGCCGGCTTGTCGATGGGCGGTTTGCAAACGCTGTATGCCGGTCTTAAAAACACGACGTTATTTTCTTTCCTGGGCGTATTCAGTTCGGGCTGGTGGGCCAACAACCCCAAACTGTCTGATCCTCAATACGAATTCATGAAAAACAACGCAGCAACCATCAATGGCAACCTGAAAAATTTCTGGATTTCGCAGGGTGGCAAAGAAGACATTGCCCACCAAAACTGCCAAATCATGATGAAAAAATTTGATGAGATGGGCATTAAATACCAATACAGCGAATACGCCGGCGGCCACACCTGGCCCGTTTGGCGGCATGATCTGTTCGAGTTTTCGCAATTACTTTTTAAATAA
- a CDS encoding endo-1,4-beta-xylanase — translation MITNKNVRAVSTALLLMGTFAGFSQKIPSLKDTFKNDFGIGTALNNGQIEERDPKMTEMIVHQFNMATPENVMKSALIHPKWDTYDFDVPDKLVAFGKKHNIKINGHTLIWHSQLPSFIRGIHSKDSIQTFFTNHIKTVAGRYKDNIFSWDVVNEALNEDGTLRKTVFLDYLGEGYLAEAFRLTQQAAPNVELYYNDYNNEQPAKRAGCINLIKKIQAAGARIDGVGIQGHWHVGKVPFKDIEESILQYAALGLKVMFTEVDIEVLPRNFQGADVSQRVAENPALNPYTSGLPDNVQQQLAADYEALFKLFLKHKDKVTRVTFWGVNDGNSWLNGWPVRGRTNYPLLFDRNNQPKPAFYKVIGLKNK, via the coding sequence ATGATTACAAACAAAAACGTCAGGGCTGTTAGCACGGCTCTGCTCCTTATGGGAACCTTCGCCGGGTTTTCCCAGAAAATTCCGTCGTTAAAAGACACTTTCAAAAATGATTTTGGCATCGGGACGGCGCTGAATAACGGCCAAATCGAAGAACGCGACCCCAAAATGACGGAGATGATTGTGCACCAGTTCAACATGGCCACGCCCGAAAACGTCATGAAATCTGCCCTGATTCATCCTAAATGGGATACCTACGATTTTGACGTACCCGACAAACTGGTGGCATTCGGCAAAAAACACAACATCAAAATCAACGGGCACACGCTGATTTGGCACAGTCAGCTGCCTTCGTTCATTCGCGGCATTCACAGCAAAGATTCCATTCAAACCTTCTTTACCAACCACATCAAAACTGTGGCCGGTCGCTACAAAGACAACATTTTCTCGTGGGATGTGGTCAATGAAGCGCTGAACGAAGATGGTACGTTACGAAAAACCGTTTTTCTGGATTACCTCGGAGAAGGCTACCTTGCCGAAGCCTTCCGGCTGACGCAGCAGGCCGCCCCCAACGTGGAATTATACTACAATGACTACAATAATGAGCAACCGGCCAAACGGGCGGGTTGTATTAATCTCATTAAGAAAATACAGGCCGCCGGTGCCCGCATCGACGGCGTGGGGATTCAAGGCCACTGGCACGTGGGGAAAGTGCCGTTCAAAGACATCGAAGAAAGCATCCTTCAATACGCTGCTTTAGGGCTCAAAGTGATGTTTACCGAAGTGGATATTGAAGTACTGCCCCGCAATTTTCAGGGGGCTGACGTCAGCCAACGCGTGGCCGAAAATCCCGCTTTAAATCCCTATACATCCGGTTTGCCCGACAATGTTCAGCAGCAGTTAGCCGCTGATTATGAAGCACTTTTCAAGTTGTTTCTTAAGCACAAAGACAAAGTAACGCGGGTCACTTTTTGGGGCGTAAACGATGGAAACAGTTGGCTAAACGGGTGGCCGGTCAGAGGACGTACCAATTACCCTTTGCTTTTTGACCGGAATAATCAGCCCAAACCTGCTTTTTACAAAGTAATCGGCTTAAAAAATAAGTGA
- a CDS encoding MFS transporter produces the protein MNQESQKLSVFEKIGYSLGDLAANLVFQTLVTYLAYFYTDIYGLKTEDATLVTLFVGLFAAFVFNPMMGAIADRTTTRWGKFRPWILWTAVPLGVTALLAFSTPDFSYQGKVVYAVITYSLLLLLYAANNLPYSALSGVITGDMGERNSMSAYRFVAVMFSQFFVQVFMYNLILKAGNGDKAVGIEKVMTILAIIGTLMLLITFFTTKERIVPKPEQKSSLKEDLGDLFRNIPWIIMLTVTTLVFITLALKGGSYVYYFENYVDKARLTAFLEPMKPFLPAFENDISMGLGVFNGGGILIGLIGIMLSKQLADKYGKRNVFGASLFVSTLFIILFYFYPPQSVGLMFGSQILHMFFYGISTPILWTMIADVADYSEWKNNRRATAIIFSAMMVGLKGGLSIGSSLLTLILGIFNYQPKTETAQSAETVNGIKMLVSIFPAIPFLIAVGLLAFYEINKKMELMLEAELKERRK, from the coding sequence ATGAATCAGGAATCACAAAAACTATCTGTCTTTGAAAAAATCGGTTACAGCCTTGGCGATTTGGCAGCCAATTTGGTATTTCAGACGCTGGTTACCTATTTAGCCTATTTCTATACCGACATTTACGGCTTAAAAACCGAAGACGCTACCTTGGTTACACTTTTCGTTGGACTGTTTGCCGCTTTTGTTTTTAATCCCATGATGGGTGCCATCGCCGACCGAACCACTACCCGTTGGGGAAAATTCAGGCCATGGATATTATGGACCGCCGTTCCGTTGGGGGTTACTGCTTTATTGGCTTTCAGTACACCTGATTTCTCTTATCAGGGCAAAGTGGTCTATGCCGTGATCACGTACAGTTTGCTGCTGTTGCTGTATGCCGCCAATAATTTACCCTATTCGGCACTGAGCGGAGTTATTACGGGCGATATGGGAGAACGTAACAGCATGTCGGCCTATCGTTTCGTGGCGGTGATGTTTTCTCAGTTTTTTGTGCAGGTATTCATGTACAATCTTATCCTGAAAGCCGGCAACGGTGATAAAGCCGTCGGGATCGAAAAGGTCATGACGATTTTAGCCATTATCGGTACACTTATGCTTCTGATTACCTTTTTTACCACCAAAGAGCGTATCGTTCCCAAACCTGAGCAAAAATCTTCGCTGAAAGAAGACCTGGGTGATCTGTTCCGTAATATCCCCTGGATCATTATGCTGACCGTTACCACGTTGGTATTTATTACCCTTGCCTTGAAAGGCGGGTCGTACGTGTATTATTTTGAAAATTACGTGGATAAAGCCCGGCTTACCGCTTTTCTGGAACCGATGAAACCCTTCCTGCCGGCTTTTGAAAACGACATTTCGATGGGTCTCGGCGTGTTTAACGGCGGCGGAATATTAATCGGCCTGATCGGGATCATGCTTTCCAAACAATTGGCCGATAAATATGGCAAAAGAAACGTTTTCGGAGCTTCGCTGTTTGTATCCACCCTTTTCATCATTCTTTTCTATTTCTATCCGCCCCAATCGGTGGGTCTTATGTTCGGTTCTCAGATCCTGCACATGTTCTTTTACGGCATCAGTACCCCCATACTTTGGACCATGATTGCCGACGTTGCCGATTACTCCGAATGGAAAAACAACCGCCGGGCCACGGCCATTATCTTTTCCGCCATGATGGTGGGTCTGAAGGGCGGTTTGAGCATCGGAAGTTCATTGCTGACGCTGATTTTAGGAATATTTAATTACCAACCCAAAACCGAGACGGCACAGTCGGCCGAAACTGTCAATGGTATTAAAATGCTCGTGAGCATCTTCCCGGCCATTCCTTTTTTGATCGCTGTGGGGCTGCTGGCCTTTTACGAGATAAACAAAAAAATGGAGTTGATGTTGGAGGCAGAATTGAAAGAAAGAAGAAAATAG